In the Tribolium castaneum strain GA2 chromosome 1, icTriCast1.1, whole genome shotgun sequence genome, one interval contains:
- the LOC659910 gene encoding mitochondrial inner membrane protease ATP23 homolog — protein MTFIDDYLTEEAKKDSIPEKSPPEGKQWGYDLYPERRKPDTTPNVSGLLDKKGYENIQKIKCERNVYKCIKQSPIIKLMMGALKSSGCPVDIRRHISCEECDPSVSGGFDPVLNQVVVCQNGAKKPAHVQGVLLHEMIHMFDYCRHDLNFRNLDHLACTEIRAANLAHCSFMSAWVQGDASLFNIKATHGDCVKSKALSSILATRSVSTEEAVDAIERVFPKCYRDLEPVGRRIRRNSDDMYKAYTEGFYYGYDSV, from the coding sequence atgacTTTTATCGACGATTATTTAACCGAAGAAGCAAAAAAGGATAGCATACCTGAAAAATCGCCTCCAGAAGGAAAACAGTGGGGCTACGACCTGTACCCCGAACGCCGTAAGCCTGACACAACCCCCAACGTGAGCGGGCTGCTGGACAAAAAAGGCTACGAAAacatccaaaaaataaaatgtgaacGCAACGTTTACAAATGTATCAAACAAAGCcccattattaaattaatgatgGGGGCACTGAAGAGCTCAGGATGCCCTGTGGACATCAGACGGCACATCTCCTGCGAGGAATGCGACCCCAGTGTAAGTGGAGGCTTCGACCCCGTCCTAAACCAAGTAGTAGTGTGCCAGAACGGGGCGAAAAAACCCGCACATGTCCAAGGCGTTTTGCTCCACGAAATGATCCACATGTTCGATTATTGCCGCCATGACTTGAATTTTAGAAACCTGGACCATTTGGCGTGCACTGAAATTAGAGCTGCCAATTTGGCTCACTGTAGTTTTATGTCGGCGTGGGTTCAGGGAGACGCCTCGCTTTTCAATATTAAGGCAACGCATGGTGACTGTGTTAAGAGTAAAGCGCTTAGTTCTATTCTAGCAACTAGGAGTGTTTCCACTGAGGAGGCTGTCGATGCCATAGAAAGGGTGTTTCCGAAGTGTTATCGCGACCTGGAGCCTGTGGGGAGGCGGATACGGAGGAATTCTGATGACATGTACAAAGCCTACACAGAAGGGTTCTACTACGGATATGATAGTGTTTAG